From the Hordeum vulgare subsp. vulgare chromosome 1H, MorexV3_pseudomolecules_assembly, whole genome shotgun sequence genome, the window GGAGCGTTTCCTTGATCTTGTTCATGTTAGTGACACTTGTGCTTTGACTCTCAAGAATAATATCATTGCCGTCCTAGTTGATAATGGATTGAATGTGCAAGATATTAGAGGCCAAGGGTACGATGGAGCAAGCAATATGAGAGGGGAGTGGAATGGGCTAAAGGCTCTACTTCTCCAAGAGTGTCCTTATGCTTATTATATCCATTGTCTAGCTCATCAACTCCAATTGGCTTTGGTTGCCGCTTCAAGGGAGGTAAATGAGGTTCACAATTTTTTCCAACATGCAAATTTTGTTGTGAATACAGTTAGTGCATCTCCCAAACGTAATGATGAGTTACTAGAAAACCAGGCAGCTGAAATTGCTAGAGAGATTGAATTGGGAGAGCTTGACACTGGAAGAGGGGCTAATCAAATAGGATCTTTACAAAGGGCCGGGCACAAGATGGAGTTCACACTATAAATCAATCAAAACTTTGTTGAAGATGTTTGCTGCAACTGTTTCAGTTCTAAGAAGTGTAGCAACTGATCGCTCAGCTACAAGGAATTCAAGAGGAGACGTTGCGGGTGCCCTGAAGATATTAAACACATTTGATTTTGTCTTCATTCTGCACCCAATggaaagaatttatgaaaatcacGGATACCTTGTGTGTTAAACTTCAAAATTAAAGTTTGGATATTGCTAATGCACTGGATTGTGTTTCTAACACAAAGTCGTTGCTTGCTGAGCTGAGAGAAGATGGATGGGAAAGCCTTTTTGAAGATGTGAAATCATTTTGTGTGAAACATGAGATTGATATCCCGGACATGGATCAAAGGTATGTCTCTTTCCCTATCTCTATGTTCATTAAATTCCAATGTACAGATTTAGTCACTTACAAACTTACTCATTATTGTCTAAATCATGCAACTAAttcatgtttttcatatatatTACAATTATAGGTATGTTGATGTAACAAAATCAAGAAATAAGCATGACAACACCACCGTTATCCATCATTACAAAGTAGACGTGTTTAATGTTGCAATAGATCAACAAGTGATAGAGTTGAATGATCGATTCAGTTCTCAAGTTACGGAGCTTCTAGATCTTTGTTCATCATTGGACCCTAGACATGATGCCTTTGACAAGTCAAAGATATGCACTCTAGTGGAAAAAATCTATCATGCTTATTTTTCTAGTCAAGAAAGAGACCGGTTGGAGTGTGAATTACCGCATTTCCAGCTTGATACATTTAACCATCGAGAGATCAAAAATTGCAAATCACTTGCTGATATGACAAAAGGAATTATTAAAACTGGCAAGTCTTCTGATTACCCTATGGTTGAGAGGTTGTTACGATTAGTAATAGCTCTTCCGGTGTCAACTGCAACAGGAGAGCGAGCCTTTTCCGCAATGAAACTTGTCAAGACACGTCTTCAAAGTAAATTGGGAGATGATTTTCTTCGTCATTGCACTATAGTCTACATTGAGAAGGAAATAGCAGCCAAGTTTAGCTCCGACGATATTATTGAGATATTTGATACTCGTGCTCGTAAATCCAGCTTCAAATTAATAGATATGTAATTTTTATTCTTATTGTGGAGAAACAAACATGCATTGACTATTTATATCTTCAAATATTTACTAAGTTATGTGACTATGTATCCAAAGATTTTGATGTTTTTAGTTCTTCCCCCCTATCTCTATTTTCTGGCTTCGTCCCTgtataagagcaagtacaataaggtacagtccgcaggctgtaaggattaaaatactatatttttgctgagttcgaTGAAAGAGAAGTGGAGAGAGaaaggaagcgggctcttcgtgaagagccagctctatcacgtgctcctaggtgttttgtaagaatgaaaggtgggtcatatatgataaaagtagtactcttttatagctaattattgtacaaaCTAGCTATAAAAAAgactataagactgcttatagccagcagttggctatactattaaccatgctcttaagcacacacaacacaacatcggccaccaccaccaacacaagAATGGCCACACCAATCACCAGATTTGCGAGTTGCGACGGAGATCACCAGATCTATGTATGGAGCGTCCACGACGTTGGCACCTGGAGCCGCCGCAAGCGTGAAGGTGTTTGGAGCTCCAGCTCCCATCGCTTGCCCGCCTTGCATCTGCCCTGGTTCGATTCGCGTGCCGTTTTCGTACTCTGGTATTTCCTCCGTTccggtgtataagtcattcgcGTAGTTCTAGGTCATCGATTTGAGAAATTAAATACGTATTATATGTCATGAAAAGTATATCATTAGATTTTTACACGTATGTAGTTTCTAAATATATATTGTTTATCACATATGATACATATTTAGATAGTTAAATTGTCGACCTAAAACTACGCAAATGATTTGTATACTGGGACGGAGGTAGTACAGAACACGAAACAACCGGGCCCGGTCATCACCACTTGGACGTCGGTCGCCACCAACCGCTCCACGGCGTCCCTGGCCGTTATGTACACACATTAAATATCCCCTCGGGCTCCATCTACGCACCTACTCCGAACAGATGTTCCATATCACGAGGTAAGCGGACGCGTGGGGATACCGTGAGCAGGGGAGTACGAATTTTCGCTGTCCTACGATCAATATAAACCAACGTGGCTCCTTCACGAGGGAGTAGGAACGCTTTCATGTTACAGTCATGATATGAGTTCTGCCCCTGAGACggagagaacaacaacaaaaaaaaaaacttttctACTTTCCTCCAACCTTGACGGAACTTCGGCGGGCCGTCAACTCGTCTATCAGCCGGCCAACAGCATTGTACGAAGATCCACCGTTCTCAACCACCCTCCTTGCCTTACCAccgaggtccttggccttcttttGCATGGCGTCGCCTTCCTCGCCGTTGCCCATCAATCTCCCGATGGATTCAGCGATCACCTCGCCGTCGATCACCTCGTGGGTCTCGACGCACGATGCGTAGTCCTTGGCTCCGATGCTAACGCCCACCTTGAGCACCTCCACGATAAGCTTCTCGTTGTTGAACTGATCTGCATACCGCGGCCACGTGACCATTGGCACACCGGCGCTCACGGCCTCCAGCGTCGAGTTCCAGCCACAGTGCGTCAGGAACCCGCCGACGGCAGGGTGGTTCAGGATGAGCATCTGCGGCGCCCAGCCTCGGATGATGAACCCGCGGTCGCCGTGTGCCATCAGCTCGGCGAAGCCTTCGGGCATCCACTCTGAAGTGTCTGGGCCTGCGGCGCCGATCACCCACAGGAAATTCATGCCCGAGAGCTCGAGGCCGCGGGCGAGCTGGTGCAGCTCCGCCGGCGAGAAACTGGTTAGCGTGCCGAAGGAGATGTACACCACCGAGCTGGCCGGCTTCATGTCCAGCCAGCCAATGCAGTTGGCCGCGTCCGGCGAGAGCGCGTCGGTGCCTCTCCCAGCCATGTCCTTGGTGGCGAGTGCTACCGGCCCGACGAGCCAAGCGCGCCGGCCAAGCGTCGTGTGGTAGTGCTCGACGTAGTCCGGCTCGAGCTCGTGGAAGCTGTTGAACACCTCGCCGAAGCTCCTCCGGTCCGCGGCGTCCATGCCCTCGAAGAATGCCCAGCCCCAGTGTTCCGCCTGGTTCGCGGGGTCCATCATCTGGCTCCGCCTCAGCTCGACATGGTGCGGCAGCCCCGGCAGGGAAACGAGGGCGTCGGGGTCGTCTGGGACAGTCGCCAACGGGTTGTGCCGCAGCATGCTGTCGATGCATGACAGCGCGAACATGCTGCTACCGAGGAATGCGAGGCGCGGGACGCCGTGCTCCGCGGCGGCGTCCACGGACCACGGGAAGAAGCTGTCGGACACGACCGCGTCGGGGCGGTTGTCAAACAAGAACCGGTCGAAGGGCTCCCGGAGCAGCTGCGCTGCCAGAAAGAACTTGCCCCGGTCGCCCTGGGATTTAATGGCCGTGCCGTTCTCGACGCCCGGCGGGAGCCCGACGTCAGGGAAAGGCACGACGGAGATATCGATGGCTGGAGAGTTGGTACCGGCGAAAGCGTCATTGGCATGGTCGACGGCCGAGCGCACGATGGCAGCGTTGACGGGCGTCGTGAGGATGCTGCACCTGACGCCGCGGGCGGCGAAGAGCGCGGCCATGTCGGCGATTGGAATGAGGTGGCCGTGGGCTGGGAACGGGAAGAAGAGGATGTGCAGCGGCTGGTGCTGCTCGTCTTTGACTGACATGGGTAGCTGCTCTCTGTGACGACAAAAGTACTACGGCGCGGAGGAGAGTACGGGTATGAGATATGAGATGGACCTAGGCGCGGAGTGAGTAGAGTACCATAGTTTCGGAGCAATTAAGAAGAGAGCCGTGTAGAGAGGAAGGAGAACTAGCTTCTCGCTTGGTGATCTCCGTCTTCTAGAATCCATGTTACTTGGAAGTGCCGTTGGAGATTTTGATACCTTCACCAGCATCCAAGAGTTCAAACAAAAATTGGTTCACTTGTTTGTACCATCCGTGTTGTATCTCTAATAAATCAGTACCACAGTTCATGCATGTCGCAGATTAATATTATTATTCAGTCAAATTGTAACAAAAAAGACTAACGGTCGTGTATAGACAGTGTATGTGAAAGCACACGTGGGCGTGACGTGGCATGTTCTTTTAAAAAAAACCTTTACCATTTATTTATTTCCACCCCTTCTCCCGATGTTTTCCGACTACTTGTGTGTTCTGTCCCACCCATAGACGTGACGGCCACCCACCCACCCGAGCCACCCTCTCCTCCCTCGCCCCCTTCGTCTTTCCCCGCGCTCCGGCTCCCCTCGGCCTCCCTCCGACACGGGCACAGATGGGCCCGGCCACACAACAGCGCCATCACACGTGCGCGGGGCAGCCGACCGCTAGGTGGTCCAAGGCTGCGGCGGCGGCCAAcgtcgacgacggcggcggcgtcagGTGCGAGGTATGCGACTATCTAAGAATACCCATGATGACTATGTATGTGTTCGGTTACGGCATGAGGTGTGAATGCCTATGCCAAACTACGTTAGTATTCTTAGAGAAAAAGAATGCCAAATTTATCATCTAAGTTCTGTTGTCTTGTTAGGCACGGAACAAGACAAAGTACGTGACATCGACTTGTGGATGGAGAGGTGGCTGATACAACTACAAACCCCCATAAACCTAATGGTACACATATGGACATTGATCCTGCAATTAGAAAGAGGCTTAACATAGGTGACGCTGGTAATGCATCAACTCAATGCCATTTACTAATCCTGTtggtattttggatctaactaaagGAAAAGGGGAGGACCTTGGGAACAATAACTCTCCAAACAGTATCTCAAGCAGCAAGTACGCGAAGCTTGATATTGATGGTGTGTGCGATGTTAGATTCACGGCCTCCTTCGAGGAGGACCGTCGGATGCAATGAATTTGTTAAGTTGAAATTGCGCGAGGAGGAGGGAACCGCCAAACAGTTAGCGAGGTCATGGCCCTCTCAAAAGCCTATTCCCCCAAACTCGTCTTCTTGGATGAAATGATACAGTATATGATTAAGGTTGAAAAGATGAAGTGGAGGCTTAGCCTCAAGGGATTCTGTGGTGTGGATAGTGTTAGTCGGAGGGGTGGACTAGCTCTCTTTTGGGATGAGCCGCTTCAAGTGATTGTCGACTCATGTAATCGTTACATCGATTTGCTGATGGTGGATGGTCGCATAGATACAAGTTGGTGTGGCGCTTTCATATATGGAGAACCAATAGTGGAGAACCACCACCTATTGTGGCAATACATGCGAGTGGTATTGGATGATCCATGACTCGTTTGTGGTGATTACAATGAAACACTCCGACAACATGAACACTTCTCCACAACTTTGCATAGTAAAATCTAGATGAGTGCATTCCGAGATGATCCATTGGTTTATGAGTTGGAGGAGCTTGGCTTCACAACAACTCCTTTCACATATGAATGACCAGGTGGGTGACCGAAATGTCCATGTGAGACTAGATAGAGCTTGTGTTGATGAAGCATGGAGGGATCTAGTGATAgcatggcttattagggatgatagactactcatataaataaggaattccttctttttcgggagcccattcgaacaaaaATCCTAGGTTAAgcttgctcggcttggagtagttctaggatgggtgaccgaccgagaagttgatcccgcgtgcgcatgagtgaggacaaagtgcacagaaaagactagtattgatatgtggggccagtcaccgccggcgggtgtgtccggggcgttacaagttggtatcagagccgaccctcgcagtTACACGTATGTTTACGGAcatgtgtgcggtcatgttgctcatgacatttgtgacccgttgctacttctcaaacagcagcgccagaaattgacacgttgacggagacttgcttgcgttggtttttcccttgaagaggtaagggtgatgcagcacaggagtagtaagtatttccctcagtttgagaaccaaggtatcaatccagtaggagaatctcgtcaagtccagagtacttgcacaaacacaaaagagcttgcacccaacgctgtaaaggggttgtcaatcccttcaagattgtttgcaaagtgagatctgaaggaggaaagtgcaacgaagtaaaaagtgtaaggctgaaaatatggtgtggagtagacccttggggccatagtgttcactagaggcttctctcaaaatagcaagtattacggtgggtgaacaaattactgtcgagcaattgatagaaccgcgcaaagtcatgacgatatctaaggcaatgatcatacatataggcatcacgtccaagacaagtacaccgatactttctacatctactactattactccacacatcgaccgctatccagcatgcatctagtgtattgagttcatgacgaacagagtaacgccttaagcaagatgacatgatgtagagggatagtctcaaaccaatgatgaaaaccccatctttttacccttgatggcaacaacacgatacgtgcctcgctaccccttctgtcactaggtgaggtcaccgcatggtatgaacccaaaaccaagcacttctcccattgcaagaatcatagatctagttggccagacgaaacccacaactcgaagagaattacaaggatatgaaatcatgcataagatgttgaggaacgtcgcatgggaaacaaaaaatttcctacgcgcacgaaaacctatcatggtgatgtccatctacgagaggggatttccgatctacgtacctttgtagatcacacagcagaaccgTTAATaaaggcggttgatgtagtggaacgtcttcacgtccctcgatccgccccgcgaaccgtcccacgaactgtcccatgatccgtcccacgatctagtgccgaacggacggcacctccgcgttcagcacacgtacagctcgacgatgatctcggccttcttgatccagcaagagagatggagaggtagatgagttctccggcagtgtgacggcgctccggaggttggtggtgatctaatctaagcagggctccgcccgagctccgtagaaacgcgatctagaggaaaaaccgtggaggtatgtgatcgggctgccgtggaaaagttgtctcaaatcagccctaaaacctccgtatatataggtgggaggggaggaggcttgccttggggctcaataggccccaaggggttcggccgatggggggaggaggattcctcctccaatcctagtccaactagcattggaaggtggagtccatcccttccttcccacttcccttttttttctctttgattttcgtatctcctgcacaggggcctctctgggcttacccaccagcccactaagggctggtgcggcacccctaaggcctatgggcttccccggggtgggctgcccccccccccggtgaactcccggaacccattcgtcattcccggtacattcccggtaactgtgaaaaccttcccgtaatcaaatgagctcatcctatatatcaatctttgtttccggaccattccggaaaccctagtgacgtccgtgatctcatccaggactccgaacaacattcggtaaccaaccatataactcaaatccgcataaaacaacgtcgaaccttaagtgtgcagaccttgcgggttcgagaactatgtagacatgacccgagggactcctcagtcaatatccaacagcgggacctggatgcccatattggatcctacatattctacgaagatcttatcgtttgaacctcagtgccaaggattcatataatcccatatgtcattccctttgtccttcggtatgttacttgcccgagattcgatcgtcagtatccgcatacctatttcaatctcgtttactggcaagtctctttactcgttccgtaatacaagatcctgcaacttacactaagtcacattgcttgcaaggcttgtgtgtgatgttgtattactgagtgggccctgagatacctctccgtcacacggagtgacaaatcccagtcttgatccatactaactcaacggacacgttcggagatacctgtagagcatctttatagccacccagttacgttgtgtcgtttgatacacacaaagcattcctccggtgtcagtgagttatatgatctcatggtcataggaataaatacttgacacgcagaaaacagtagcaacaaaatgacacgaccaacatgctacgtctattagtttgggtctagtccatcacatgattcttccaatgatgtgatccagttatcaagcaacaacaccttgctcatagcaagaagaccctgactatccttgatcaactagctagccaactagaggcttgctagggacggtgttttgtctatgtatccacacatgtatctaagtcttcattcaatacaattatagcatggataataaacgattat encodes:
- the LOC123400080 gene encoding scopoletin glucosyltransferase-like produces the protein MSVKDEQHQPLHILFFPFPAHGHLIPIADMAALFAARGVRCSILTTPVNAAIVRSAVDHANDAFAGTNSPAIDISVVPFPDVGLPPGVENGTAIKSQGDRGKFFLAAQLLREPFDRFLFDNRPDAVVSDSFFPWSVDAAAEHGVPRLAFLGSSMFALSCIDSMLRHNPLATVPDDPDALVSLPGLPHHVELRRSQMMDPANQAEHWGWAFFEGMDAADRRSFGEVFNSFHELEPDYVEHYHTTLGRRAWLVGPVALATKDMAGRGTDALSPDAANCIGWLDMKPASSVVYISFGTLTSFSPAELHQLARGLELSGMNFLWVIGAAGPDTSEWMPEGFAELMAHGDRGFIIRGWAPQMLILNHPAVGGFLTHCGWNSTLEAVSAGVPMVTWPRYADQFNNEKLIVEVLKVGVSIGAKDYASCVETHEVIDGEVIAESIGRLMGNGEEGDAMQKKAKDLGGKARRVVENGGSSYNAVGRLIDELTARRSSVKVGGK